The Microbulbifer sp. YPW1 genome contains the following window.
TTATTAAAAACACAGCACTGTGCAAAATCGTAAGATGACGTATACGGTGTGACGCCTGCCCGGTGCCGGAAGGTTAATTGATGGGGTTAGACTTCGGTCGAAGCTCTTGATCGAAGCCCCGGTAAACGGCGGCCGTAACTATAACGGTCCTAAGGTAGCGAAATTCCTTGTCGGGTAAGTTCCGACCTGCACGAATGGCGTAATGATGGCCACGCTGTCTCCACCCGAGACTCAGTGAAATTGAAATCGCTGTGAAGATGCAGTGTACCCGCGGCTAGACGGAAAGACCCCGTGAACCTTTACTACAGCTTGGCACTGAACATTGACCCTACATGTGTAGGATAGGTGGGAGGCTTTGAAACGAGTACGCCAGTATTCGTGGAGCCGTCCTTGAAATACCACCCTTGTAGTGTTGATGTTCTAACGTCGACCCCTTATCGGGGTTGCGGACAGTGCCTGGTGGGTAGTTTGACTGGGGCGGTCTCCTCCCAAAGCGTAACGGAGGAGCACGAAGGTGCACTCAGCATGGTCGGAAATCATGCAATGAGCATAATGGTATAAGTGCGCTTGACTGCGAGTCAGACATGACGAGCAGGTGCGAAAGCAGGTCATAGTGATCCGGTGGTTCTGAATGGAAGGGCCATCGCTCAACGGATAAAAGGTACTCCGGGGATAACAGGCTGATACCGCCCAAGAGTTCATATCGACGGCGGTGTTTGGCACCTCGATGTCGGCTCATCACATCCTGGGGCTGAAGTCGGTCCCAAGGGTATGGCTGTTCGCCATTTAAAGTGGTACGCGAGCTGGGTTTAGAACGTCGTGAGACAGTTCGGTCCCTATCTGCCGTGGGCGTTGGAGAATTGAAAGGGGCTGCTCCTAGTACGAGAGGACCGGAGTGGACGAACCTCTGGTGTTCGGGTTGTGTCGCCAGACGCATTGCCCGGTAGCTAAGTTCGGGATCGATAACCGCTGAAAGCATCTAAGCGGGAAGCGAGCCTTGAGATGAGTTCTCCCTGATACTTTAAGTATCCTAAAGGGTTGTCGTAGACTACGACGTTGATAGGCAGGGTGTGTAAGCGTTGTGAGGCGTTGAGCTAACCTGTACTAATTGCCCGTGAGGCTTAACCATACAACAGAGATGGTTACTAACGATTACTGATCAGATGATCGATCAGTGGATTGTGCGCGAGACGAGACATACAGTTCTTGCGGTGTATTACTACAGAATGTTTTACCGACTTATTTGGGTTGACTGTTAACTGCGAGAGCAGTGGCAAACGGACAGTCAAGTGGCAGCGCAGAGCACAAGCTCATAAGACCAAGCCAACCCAAGCCAGTTTGCCTGACGACCATAGAACTGTGGAACCACCTGATCCCTTGCCGAACTCAGAAGTGAAACGAAATAGCGCCGATGGTAGTGTGGGGTTTCCCCATGTGAGAGTAGGACATCGCCAGGCTTCTAAATAAAAGAAAGGGCCACCCATTTGGGTGGCCCTTTTTTTATTTTGGATACGGTGAATTACTGTCACTACCACGCAGCACCCCACACCACCAGACCGAACATAAAAAAGGCCCCGATCGCTAACGCGACCAGGGCCTTTTTTATGTCTACACGGCGCTACTGAATTAGCTTCCTGGGCAGGTTTAAGTAAAGGAGGCGTTTGAGAAACGGGTGCTACCTGCCCGAGGCCGGACTGATCACATTGGCTGCGCCAATGTGCCCTTGCGGGCGCCTGCGGCGTCCCAACCGCTGGCGCGGTTACTCGAACCGAGTGCAGGGTCTCGCCGGTCTCAAGTGCCAAACAAAAAAGCCCTGACTGCTTTCGCAATCAGGGCTTTTTTGTTTGGTACCAGAGGCCGGACTCGAACCGGCACACCCGTTAAGGCGGGGGATTTTGAATCCCCTGTGTCTACCAATTTCACCACTCTGGCAGCTTCACGAGCGAAGATCGAACTCGGCTCGGAAAGGACGATGATTATAGCGATGGGCCAGTTGCGGTCAACAGGATTTGGCTGCGGGAGTGCTTTCCGTTAGGATTCGCGACCAATCAATAACCACCTAGACTGAATTCATGCAACGCCAGGATTTCTACTTTGATCTGCCGGAATCTCTGATCGCCAAGGCGCCAACCGAGGAGCGCCGGGGCAGTCGTCTTTTGTGCCTCGATGGTGAGACCGGTGAGCTGGCTCACCGCCGCTTTAGCGACCTTCTTCAACTGGTAGAGCCCGGTGATTTGCTGGTATTCAATGATACCCGGGTGATCCCTGCGCGCCTGTTTGCCCGCAAGGCCAGCGGAGGCAGGCTGGAAATTCTCATAGAGCGGGTGTTGGACGAACATCGCGCCCTGGCCCATATCCGTTCGAGCAAGTCGCCCAAGCCCGGTAGTGAAATTCTGCTGGAAGATGACACCGTCTTGAAGATGGTGGACCGTCACGATGCCCTGTTTGAGCTGGAGTTTCCGCAGGAAGGGGCATTACAGGTGCTGGAGCGCCTGGGGCACATGCCACTGCCTCCTTATATAGATCGTGCGGATACCGATTCCGACAAAGAGCGCTATCAGACGGTGTACAGCCGCAACGCCGGAGCGGTAGCTGCGCCCACCGCTGGATTGCATTTCGACGATGAAATGATCGAATCCCTACGGCACAAGGGGGCAGATACCGCTTTTGTCACCCTGCATGTGGGTGCTGGTACCTTCCAACCGGTGCGCGTGGATGATATCCACACCCACAAGATGCATACCGAGATTCTGGATGTGTCGGAAGAGGTGTGTGCAGCAGTTGCAGCGTGCAAAGCCCGTGGTGGGCGGGTAATCGCCGTGGGCACAACCAGTGTTCGCGCCCTGGAGAGCGCCGCGGCTTCCGGCGAACTGAAGCCGACTCAGGGGGAGACCGACATCTTCATCTACCCGGGGTACCAGTTCAGGGTGGTGGATCGCCTGATCACCAATTTCCATTTGCCGGAGTCGACACTACTGATGTTGGTGAGTGCCTTCGCTGGATATCGAAACACAATGAACGCCTACGCGGCAGCGGTGGAAAATGAATACCGTTTTTTCAGCTATGGCGACGCGATGCTGATAGAGCGCAACGATGCGGTAGATCCCGCTGAAGTGGGTCGAAAGTAATATTTCGGCCTGAATCGTATATTTAACAATATCGATACTACGACATTGATTTAGCGACAGTTTGCGAGGAGATCGTCTTGAGCCGCGAGTGTTTTATGAAGTTTGAATTGGATACCACGGACGGCAAGGCCCGCCGTGGGCGGCTGCATTTCCCTCGCGGTGTGGTCGAGACACCGGCGTTTATGCCGGTAGGTACCTACGGCACCGTGAAAGGCATGCTGCCGCGTGATGTGGAAGAGATCGGGGCTCATATCATCCTTGGCAATACCTTCCACCTGATGTTGCGCCCCGGTACCGTGGTCATCAAGGAGCACGGAGACCTGCACGATTTCATGCAGTGGCAGGGGCCGATTCTTACGGACTCTGGTGGTTTCCAGGTGTTCAGCCTGGGCAAGATGCGCAAGATCAGCGAAGAGGGGGTTTCCTTCAAATCGCCGGTGGATGGCAGCCCGGTATTCGTGGGGCCGGAAGAGTCCATGCAGGTGCAGAAAGACCTGGGCTCGGACGTGGTAATGATCTTCGACGAGTGCACGCCTTATCCGGCAACACCGGACGAGGCGCGCAAGTCCATGGAGTTGTCACTGCGCTGGGCAAAACGCTCCAAGGATGCCCACGGTGAGAATCCCTCCGCCCTGTTCGGTATCGTGCAGGGGGGCATGTATCCGGAATTGCGGGACGTGTCCCTGGCAGGACTGACAGATATCGGGTTTGACGGCTATGCCATTGGCGGGCTTTCCGTGGGTGAGCCCAAGGAAGAGATGATCAAGGTGCTGGATCATCTCGCATACAAAATGCCGGAGGACAAACCGCGCTACCTGATGGGGGTCGGCAAGCCTGAAGATCTGGTAGAAGGCGTCCGCCGCGGTGTGGATATGTTCGACTGCGTTATGCCTACCAGGAACGCGCGCAACGGCCATCTGTTCACCTTTGCCGGTGTTGTGAAGATCCGCAATGCCAAGCACCGTCACGATACCGGGCCGCTGGAGGAAGGGTGCGATTGCTACACCTGTGAAAACTTCTCCCGCAGCTATCTCCATCATCTGGACAAGTGTGGAGAAATTCTCGGTTCCCAGCTCAATACCATCCACAACCTTCGCCATTACCAGCGCCTGATGCAGCGCCTGCGGGATGCCATCGCGGCCGGCGCGCTGGAAGAGTATGTGGCCTCGTTTTACGCGGGGTTGGGGCGAGAGGTGCCGCCACTGGGGTGAGTGGCGGGGTGCTGATTTGTGCCACCTGCCTATCCCCGTATAATCAGCTCCCTGTTCAGATTTGGGGCGCCCGGTGGTTGTAATCACTGGCGCGCGTCCGCATATCGTGAGTTATCGAAAAAAATGTGCCCGTGGAACGGGCCACTCCAACAATGAGACCAGCATGAATCGCTTCCCCCTCTGGAAATATCTACTGATCCTGATCATTACCGGGTTGGGGCTGTTGTACGCAGCGCCGAATCTGTATCCCCCCGACCCTGCTGTACAGATATCCGGCCAATCCAGTGCACTGCAGATTGATCAAAATGTGCTCAACGAGGTGCAGGAAGCGCTGGACGAAGCGGGCATCGCCTATTTTGGCGGTGAGGTGCAGGACAAGGCGGTACTGATTCGCCTGAAGTCCATCGAGGAGCAGTTGCCGGCCAAGCGCGCGATCCAGGAATCCCTCGGTCACAGCGAATACGTGGTGGCTCTCAACCTGGCACCGACCACGCCTGAGTGGCTGCAGAGTATGGGCGCGAGCCCGATGAAGCTCGGTCTCGACCTCGCCGGTGGTGTGCACTTCCTGATGGAAGTGGATACCAACTCCATCGTCAAAACCAACATGGAAGGCTATGTCTCCGACGTAAAATCCAAGCTGCGTGGGGCCAAGGCGCGCTACCGCAGTGTGGATCTGGAAAACGACCGGGAAATCATTGCCAAATTCCGCTCGGAAGATCTGCGCGATCTGGGCATGCGCACGCTGCGTAAAGAGTTCCCAACCCTGCAGCTGACCGAAGCCGGTGGCGGCAGCAACCTGGAGATCCGTGCGACTCTTGCCGAGCAGGAGATCAAGCAGCTGGAAGACTACGCGGTAACCCAGAACCTCACCACCCTGAGAAACCGGGTGAATGAGCTGGGCGTGGCCGAGCCCATTGTTCAGCGTCAGGGGCGCAACCGTATCGTGGTAGAGTTGCCCGGTGTACAGGACACCGCGGAAGCGAAGCGGATCATCGGTAAGACCGCCAACCTCGAATACCGTATGGAAGCCAAGTCCGATGCGCTGGTAACCAGTAAAGAGTACTTCGAATACCGCGACGAGCAGGAGCGTGCGGCATACGGCGGTGCCTGGCTCGAGCGCAAGATCATCATCTCCGGTGAGCGAGTGACCGATGCGCGCGTTGGTTATGACGAGAGTGGTTTCCCGCAGGTAAATATCACCCTGGATTCTCGCGGTGGTGAAATGATGCACCGCGCGACCTGGAAGAATGTTGGTCGCCGTATGGGCACCCTGTTCGTAGAAAGCCGCTTCACCCCGGAGAAGCAGGTCGATGCCGAAGGCAATGAGATTATTGTCCAGAAGCGTACGGACGATAAGAAGATCATCAGCCTGGCGACGGTGCAGAGCCCGCTGGGACGTCAGTTCCGCACCACCGGCCTGGGCAGTCCGGCAGAAGCGCAGGAACTGGCGCTGCTGCTGCGCTCCGGTGCACTGGCCGCGCCGATGTACTTTGTCGAAGAGCGGGTTATTGGTCCGTCTCTGGGTGCGGACAACATTGACGTCGGTGTGACTTCTGTACAGATCGGCCTGCTGGCGGTCGTCATTTGTATGCTGCTGTTTTACCGGGTGTTTGGTCTCGCCGCCAACATCGCACTGGCTACCAACCTGGTTCTGTTGGTGGCGGTAATGTCCATTCTGGGCGCGACCCTGACCCTGCCGGGTATTGCCGGTATGGTGTTGACCATCGGTATGGCGGTGGATGCGAACGTGTTGATCTTCTCCCGTATCCGGGAGGAGTTGCGCAACGGATTGCCACCCCAGTCGGCGATCAACGCCGGTTTCGACAATGCGTACAGTGCGATTGTGGATGCAAACATCACTACATTGATTGTCGCGGTGATTCTGTACGCCATCGGCTCAGGCCCGGTTCAGGGCTTTGCGGTGACACTGTCTATCGGTATTCTCACCTCCATGTTCAGTGCCATCATGGGTACTCGGGCGTTGATCAATTTGTTCTACGGCGGCCGCCGTGTGCAGAAACTTTGGATTTAAGGGGACGGTGATGAGCAATACCAAAGAAGAGAACGGCAAGATCACCGAATATATGGGCAAGCGTGTGTACGACTTCATGCGCTGGCGCAAACTGGCCGCGGCCATTTCCCTGTTGCTGGTGGTTGCCTCCATTGTGGCCCTGGCCACCAATGGCCTGAAACTGGGGCTGGATTTCACCGGCGGTACCCAGATCGAGGTGGGTTACGAAAATGCGCCCAAGATTGAAGATGTCCGTACTCAGTTAACCGATGCCGGATTTGAAGGTGCTGCGGTGGTGCGGTTCGGCTCGGATAGCGAGCTGCTGATCAAGCTGCCACCGGAAGTCGCCGAGCGGCAGACACAGCAAAATGCACGGGATGCGGAAGCGACTAATTCCATTGGTGACAAGGTTGTCGGCGCCTTGCGCCAGCACTCAGATGGCAAAATTGATCTGCGTCGTGTGGAAATGGTTGGCCCGCAGATCGGTGAAGAGCTGCGTGATGATGGCGGCCTCGGCATGCTGTTCGCGCTTGCGGTGGTGATGGCCTACGTGGCATTGCGCTTCCAGTACAAATTCGCCGTTGGTGCGGTGGTGGCCCTGATTCACGATGTGATTATCGTGCTTGGCTTTTTCGCGATTCTGCGCCTGGACTTCGACCTCACCGTTCTTGCGGCAGTGCTGGCGGTGATCGGTTACTCGATCAATGACACCATCGTGGTGTACGACCGCGTGCGGGAGAATTTCCGCAAGGTGCGCCAGGCAGAGCCCGCGGAGGTGATCAATATCTCCATGAGCCAGACGCTGAGCCGGACGTTCATGACCTCGTTCACTACCTTGCTGGTGCTGTGGGCACTACAGTTCTTCGGTGGAGAGCTGATTCACAACTTCTCGCTGGCACTGATTGTGGGTGTGATCATCGGTACCTTCTCTTCCGTATACGTGGCAGCCAATATTCTGATGGCCATGAATACCACCAAGGAAGACCTGATGCCGCCGGTGAAAGAAGGGGCCGAGCTGGACGAAATGCCCTGAGGCGAGACTTCTTCAGGCATAAAAAAGGCGGGTTTTACCCGCCTTTTTTATGCCCGCCGATTGCCGATTCAGTTGATGGCGCCGGCATGTTGCGCCAGTGCTGCCACGGGTTTCACCGGGTGGCTGGCGTTTCGGTGGGCGAAGAAGACACTCAGGCGCGGGGTTTTTTACCCAGGGTGATGTGCTTGGGGCCGGAGGTGTTGGTCTGGCCGCTGACGCCTTTGGGCACCTGCTCGATCTTGCCGCCACTGGCGAGGAAGGCCTGAACCTGGGATTCGATAGCTTCGCGTGACTCGGTTGAAACCGTTTCCTTGCCGCGCTTGCTTGCGCTGGATGCTTTTTTAGCCACAGTTCTGTCCACTTTTATGTATGAACGGTAGATATTACCGCAATTTGTGCAAAAAATCACCCATTAACCCGGGGCCGCCTCAGGTGGGCCCGGCAGAATGTGGCCGGACCGCGGGCAAAAAATCGAAAAAACTTGAAAATTCAATAGCTTATCGACGTTTATCAATGCTCAGGTGTGCTGCCGCTAAGCGCCTCTCCATTGCTGCGTTCGACCCGTTGGTTGTGTTTTATGAAGAACTGGCCCAGGTACTTGGCATAGTTGATCCCTGTGCCGCTGATATAGCTACCGCTGGCACCCTCGCCCCCGGACCAGGAGTGATCCACGCCGTTTAGCCATACCATGGAGACCCTTCCGTCTTGCCAAAGGGTCTCCTTGGCGATGCTGGAGCCTTCTGAATAGGTGGTGCTTGCGGACACTTCCGCTGCATCATAAACCGCGGCCATGCCCTCTGCATTCTGGGTGTTGTAGCAGTCGTCGACGATGGTGTCGTCGGTGCCGTGGGCAATGGAGGCGATCTGGGTGTCTAAGTGGTCGGAATACTCGCCCGCATAGGCGTTGCAGCGGGCGGCAACATCTGCGGCTTCGCAGTTGCGGATAGCGCCACTGGCACTGGTGCCGATACTTGGGCCAGCGCTGATTCCCATGCCGGAGAATACGTCGGGAGCGATACACGCCGTGGTATTGGCAAATACTGCTCCCGATGAGAGTCCGGCGATGTAAACCTGGGCGGGGTCGATATTGCGTTCACTATCTCCGCTCATGGCATTCGCCAGATCAACCAGGTTTTTGTAGTCGCCGGTAAAGCGGGACTTGTCGCTCTCCCAGTAGGCCCAGCAGCCGTAACCGGCCTTGTTCATGGCGTCGGGCACTGCGACGACCATGCCGTATTCATCCGCAGCGCTTTCCAGATTGGCGGTCAGGTAAGTATCGATGGACTGGGTGCAGCCATGCAGCACCACCAGCAGGGATTTGCCGCTGCCGATCGGCGAGA
Protein-coding sequences here:
- the queA gene encoding tRNA preQ1(34) S-adenosylmethionine ribosyltransferase-isomerase QueA; amino-acid sequence: MQRQDFYFDLPESLIAKAPTEERRGSRLLCLDGETGELAHRRFSDLLQLVEPGDLLVFNDTRVIPARLFARKASGGRLEILIERVLDEHRALAHIRSSKSPKPGSEILLEDDTVLKMVDRHDALFELEFPQEGALQVLERLGHMPLPPYIDRADTDSDKERYQTVYSRNAGAVAAPTAGLHFDDEMIESLRHKGADTAFVTLHVGAGTFQPVRVDDIHTHKMHTEILDVSEEVCAAVAACKARGGRVIAVGTTSVRALESAAASGELKPTQGETDIFIYPGYQFRVVDRLITNFHLPESTLLMLVSAFAGYRNTMNAYAAAVENEYRFFSYGDAMLIERNDAVDPAEVGRK
- the tgt gene encoding tRNA guanosine(34) transglycosylase Tgt, with translation MSRECFMKFELDTTDGKARRGRLHFPRGVVETPAFMPVGTYGTVKGMLPRDVEEIGAHIILGNTFHLMLRPGTVVIKEHGDLHDFMQWQGPILTDSGGFQVFSLGKMRKISEEGVSFKSPVDGSPVFVGPEESMQVQKDLGSDVVMIFDECTPYPATPDEARKSMELSLRWAKRSKDAHGENPSALFGIVQGGMYPELRDVSLAGLTDIGFDGYAIGGLSVGEPKEEMIKVLDHLAYKMPEDKPRYLMGVGKPEDLVEGVRRGVDMFDCVMPTRNARNGHLFTFAGVVKIRNAKHRHDTGPLEEGCDCYTCENFSRSYLHHLDKCGEILGSQLNTIHNLRHYQRLMQRLRDAIAAGALEEYVASFYAGLGREVPPLG
- the secD gene encoding protein translocase subunit SecD, with product MNRFPLWKYLLILIITGLGLLYAAPNLYPPDPAVQISGQSSALQIDQNVLNEVQEALDEAGIAYFGGEVQDKAVLIRLKSIEEQLPAKRAIQESLGHSEYVVALNLAPTTPEWLQSMGASPMKLGLDLAGGVHFLMEVDTNSIVKTNMEGYVSDVKSKLRGAKARYRSVDLENDREIIAKFRSEDLRDLGMRTLRKEFPTLQLTEAGGGSNLEIRATLAEQEIKQLEDYAVTQNLTTLRNRVNELGVAEPIVQRQGRNRIVVELPGVQDTAEAKRIIGKTANLEYRMEAKSDALVTSKEYFEYRDEQERAAYGGAWLERKIIISGERVTDARVGYDESGFPQVNITLDSRGGEMMHRATWKNVGRRMGTLFVESRFTPEKQVDAEGNEIIVQKRTDDKKIISLATVQSPLGRQFRTTGLGSPAEAQELALLLRSGALAAPMYFVEERVIGPSLGADNIDVGVTSVQIGLLAVVICMLLFYRVFGLAANIALATNLVLLVAVMSILGATLTLPGIAGMVLTIGMAVDANVLIFSRIREELRNGLPPQSAINAGFDNAYSAIVDANITTLIVAVILYAIGSGPVQGFAVTLSIGILTSMFSAIMGTRALINLFYGGRRVQKLWI
- the secF gene encoding protein translocase subunit SecF, with protein sequence MSNTKEENGKITEYMGKRVYDFMRWRKLAAAISLLLVVASIVALATNGLKLGLDFTGGTQIEVGYENAPKIEDVRTQLTDAGFEGAAVVRFGSDSELLIKLPPEVAERQTQQNARDAEATNSIGDKVVGALRQHSDGKIDLRRVEMVGPQIGEELRDDGGLGMLFALAVVMAYVALRFQYKFAVGAVVALIHDVIIVLGFFAILRLDFDLTVLAAVLAVIGYSINDTIVVYDRVRENFRKVRQAEPAEVINISMSQTLSRTFMTSFTTLLVLWALQFFGGELIHNFSLALIVGVIIGTFSSVYVAANILMAMNTTKEDLMPPVKEGAELDEMP
- a CDS encoding PHB depolymerase family esterase, whose translation is MNKMKLRKLLGSSLGVMGAACLYLGTNVSHAGSWQQNVTIGGFDKVHIYTPDSVSPIGSGKSLLVVLHGCTQSIDTYLTANLESAADEYGMVVAVPDAMNKAGYGCWAYWESDKSRFTGDYKNLVDLANAMSGDSERNIDPAQVYIAGLSSGAVFANTTACIAPDVFSGMGISAGPSIGTSASGAIRNCEAADVAARCNAYAGEYSDHLDTQIASIAHGTDDTIVDDCYNTQNAEGMAAVYDAAEVSASTTYSEGSSIAKETLWQDGRVSMVWLNGVDHSWSGGEGASGSYISGTGINYAKYLGQFFIKHNQRVERSNGEALSGSTPEH